A part of Toxotes jaculatrix isolate fToxJac2 chromosome 24, fToxJac2.pri, whole genome shotgun sequence genomic DNA contains:
- the LOC121178239 gene encoding ly6/PLAUR domain-containing protein 1-like, whose protein sequence is MRISAVSPRHVVCSGREDERVRVWVSSAAVRPPFLRLSKLVWSDVSPPSVILERMRLLVFATLFGVLLDAGDALQIQCYQCEEMKHNDCSTPEYIVNCTVNVQDMCQKEVLVKPDGIHYRKSCASSGACLIASSGYQQFCTGRLNSVCISCCNTPLCNGPKRKRPVPSAATSNLRTHWPLHLLLTFSLLPLMLLLPLT, encoded by the exons ATGAGAATATCAGCTGTGAGCCCCCGTCACGTGGTTTGCT CCGGCCGAGAGGATGAGCGGGTCCGTGTCTGGGTTTCCTCCGCGGCGGTTCGTCCTCCGTTCCTCCGCCTGAGCAAGTTGGTTTGGTCTGATGTTTCCCCTCCGAGCGTCATTTTGGAGAGAATGCGTCTTCTCGTTTTTGCGACTTTATTCGGAGTCCTTCTCGACGCAG GAGATGCCCTTCAGATCCAGTGTTACCAGTGTGAGGAGATGAAGCACAATGACTGCTCCACGCCAGAGTACATCGTCAACTGCACCGTCAACGTACAGGACATGTGCCAGAAGGAGGTGCTGGTCAAACCTGACG GAATACATTACCGGAAGTCCTGTGCCTCCTCTGGGGCTTGTCTCATTGCCTCCTCCGGCTACCAGCAGTTTTGCACTGGGAGGCTGAACTCAGTCTGCATCTCCTGCTGCAACACCCCGCTCTGCAACGGGCCTAAGAGGAAGCGCCCCGTCCCCTCGGCGGCGACGTCAAACCTGCGGACGCACTggcctcttcatctcctcctgacCTTTTCCCTGCTGCCTCTGATGCTCCTCCTCCCGCTGACGTAG